One stretch of Cheilinus undulatus linkage group 5, ASM1832078v1, whole genome shotgun sequence DNA includes these proteins:
- the LOC121509507 gene encoding GTPase IMAP family member 8-like, with protein MAEPSTSDGDVFLKRSNSNKDLRHSFSGDHVQPPEHRGSIQSLPPSISEIRIVLLGKHEAAKKRLVNVITSNQEGRFQKRSPVVTYGEWRGKSVAVVKTPDIFGLSIEALEEEMRKCVALCPPGPNVLLLVVKSLTFTEKKRQTLMSALHLFGQEAFEHSLVITTDEAISTLVNQLLEKCGGRKYCLLEENQRLLMRRVTSIVCHTKGAFLTLTGESTRAGPEHTAPALNLVLCGRREEEKMSAAKAILGQTDLHSASSSSECVKHQGEVCGRWVSLVELPALFGKPLEEVMEESLRCISLCGPKGVHAFILVLPVGPLSDKDKEEFKTIQNSFGSKVNDFTTILFTSESDPSAPAVVNFLRENKAIQELLQSCGGRSFVLNAKDSQQIPELLDAVEREKRSEGRPSCYTKETYTQKDEVPSEEKDAPQMELEDRETFSFDDETLSPESLGIVLIGKTGSGKSFSGNTILGRKEFKAEMSQMSVTTECQKAHGEADGRPVVVVDTPGLFDTNMSHEEVQREIMKCFTLLAPGPHAFLLVLEIGARLTDEERGVLKFIKEDFGMNVENFTIILFMKGDILEHEELTVEKYIKERCDESFKTLIAECGDRYHVFNNYDKKNRKQVSELMAKIETMVGKNGGGCFTNKVFQEADRAIKKELRKILKEKEKEMQTKCEGLTQQHEDYIRAMQKRSERRRAETEQRGEQKARELKSVEEKLNREPQMREQERKTMNEEDKIKKGQQETERQWWENKLKVLEEKIQQNSASDEEKQAELEQRPPTQGTAPDIPARCSGQCGQKSRTSRTEPRYAPQGHIPPNLQDIALHIQLFDTLRYAVLCRLVDLQPYGMEVDALQLA; from the exons ATGGCTGAACCATCCA CGTCAGATGGTGATGTGTTCCTGAAGCGCAGCAACAGCAATAAAGACCTGAGACATAGCT TTTCAGGGGATCATGTTCAACCACCAGAGCACAGGGGCAGCATACAGAGCCTGCCACCTTCAA TTTCTGAAATCAGGATTGTGCTGTTGGGGAAACATGAAGCTGCAAAGAAAAGACTCGTAAACGTCATCACCAGCAACCAAGAGGGCCGTTTCCAAAAGCGTTCTCCGGTCGTCACCTATGGGGAGTGGAGAGGAAAATCTGTGGCAGTAGTGAAGACCCCAGACATCTTTGGTTTATCCATCGAAGCACTGGAGGAAGAAATGAGgaaatgtgtggctctttgtcCACCTGGACCAAATGTCCTCCTCCTGGTAGTGAAATCTCTGACGttcacagagaaaaagaggcagACCTTAATGTCAGCTCTGCATCTGTTTGGTCAGGAAGCTTTTGAACACTCCCTGGTCATAACGACTGATGAAGCCATCAGTACTCTGGTTAATCAGCTGCTGGAGAAATGTGGAGGAAGAAAGTACTGTTTGCTGGAGGAAAACCAACGACTGTTAATGAGGAGGGTTACAAGCATTGTCTGCCATACTAAAGGAGCCTTCCTAACACTGACTGGAGAGTCCACCAGAGCTGGACCTGAACACACGGCTCCAGCTTTAAACCTGGTTCTGTGtgggaggagagaagaggaaaagatGTCAGCAGCAAAGGCCATCTTAGGTCAGACAGATCTTCATTCAGCCTCCAGCTCCTCAGAGTGTGTTAAACATCAGGGAGAGGTTTGTGGACGTTGGGTTTCCCTGGTGGAGCTTCCTGCCTTGTTTGGAAAACCACTGGAGGAAGTGATGGAGGAATCACTCCGATGTATCTCCCTCTGTGGTCCTAAGGGTGTCCATGCCTTCATCCTCGTCCTACCTGTGGGTCCACTCTCTGACAAAGACAAGGAAGAGTTCAAAACCATCCAGAACTCATTTGGGTCTAAAGTCAATGATTTCACTACGATCCTGTTCACTTCAGAGTCAGATCCTTCAGCTCCAGCTGTCGTTAACTTCCTAAGGGAAAACAAAGCCATCCAGGAGCTTCTGCAGAGCTGTGGAGGGAGATCTTTTGTTCTCAACGCCAAGGACTCGCAGCAGATCCCAGAGCTGCTGGATGctgtggagagagagaagagatcAGAGGGAAGACCGAGCTGCTACACTAAAgaaacatacacacaaaagGACGAGGTCCCGTCTGAAGAAAAAGATGCACCACAGATGGAACTAGAAGACCGGGAAACAttcagct TTGATGATGAAACGCTGAGTCCAGAGAGTCTCGGGATTGTGCTGATCGGAAAGACTGGAAGTGGAAAGAGCTTTTCAGGAAACACCATTTTAGGCAGAAAGGAGTTCAAAGCTGAAATGAGCCAAATGTCAGTCACCACTGAATGTCAGAAAGCACACGGTGAAGCTGACGGCCGTCCTGTGGTTGTGGTCGACACTCCCGGCCTTTTTGACACGAATATGTCCCATGAAGAGGTCCAGAGAGAGATCATGAAATGCTTTACTCTGCTAGCTCCAGGGCCTCATGCCTTCCTGTTGGTGTTAGAAATCGGTGCCAGACTCACAGACGAGGAGAGAGGGGTGTTAAAATTCATCAAGGAAGACTTTGGGATGAATGTTGAAAATTTCACCATCATTCTTTTCATGAAAGGCGACATACTGGAGCACGAGGAGCTGACcgttgaaaaatacattaaagagAGATGTGATGAGTCCTTTAAGACTCTCATTGCTGAGTGTGGAGACCGATACCATGTCTTCAACAACTATGACAAGAAAAACCGCAAACAAGTGAGTGAACTGATGGCAAAGATCGAGAccatggtgggaaaaaatggaggAGGCTGCTTCACCAATAAGGTGTTCCAAGAGGCTGACAGAGCGATCAAAAAAGAGTTAAGGAAGATCctgaaagagaaggagaaagagatgCAGACAAAGTGTGAGGGACTTACACAACAACATGAGGACTACATTAGAGCCATGCAGAAAAGGAGTGAACGGCGGAGAGCAGAGACTGAACAAAGAGGAGAACAGAAAGCACGAGAGCTCAAGAGCGTTGAAGAAAAACTGAACCGGGAGCCTCAAATGAGAGAGCAGGAAAGGAAAACAATGAATGAAGAAGACAAAATCAAGAAAGGTCAGCAAGAGACTGAACGGCAGTGGTGGGAAAACAAGTTGAAAGTTTTGGAGgaaaaaattcaacaaaattCTGCATCAGATGAAGAGAAACAAGCAGAGCTGGAGCAGA